The Anguilla rostrata isolate EN2019 chromosome 1, ASM1855537v3, whole genome shotgun sequence nucleotide sequence gctgaaagcTTTTTCATGCACTTCAATGCCTGCTATAAGATCTACCCATCATGCTCTATACATCCTGGCCTATACTATACAGCacgactggaaaaagaaatccGGTTTCGTCCAGCAGAAGTACATATAATCTCtacagaatacagaaaataCCAAAcgatttttgtatttatttgttgtttttcagaatagtTATGTCCTGTAATGTTTAAGGAGTAAGACTCTCATAGGATCAggggatttggtcattttggtacaaatgtcctCTTTATTTGcagctttgaaccatgtctgtaccACATATAATTTTAAAGATAGTTAAAACAgggggattcttacaaaaagccaTGGATTGTAAGTGAGGTTTAAGGGGTTAGAGTCAAAGGTGTGGATTCTGAGGGTGCAAAATAAAATCGACAGAACTGCGTGTCAGAAATTTTTACCACCGGACATGCTCCCCTTACCAGCAACGTGAATGGAACAATGAATGAACAGATTCCTCAAAACCCTCTTTAGTATTTCACAAATATCTTTATTTGAGCTCTTCACAAAACAAGATATGACAAACACCACAGGAAAAACTCTACAAAAAGAAGTGACTCCCACCTGTGCAAAATCCTGACGTCCTCCGTGCACATAAAGGACTTTACATCTGAAAGAAAACATCTAAAATTGAAACCATATATTTCCgtccgccctccctcccccctcccccaacactaGGAACATACGTGTGCCCTATATACAAACTATGTTACAGTATTTACAGGGTCCTTTCATGCGACTGGGCTACCGCGATTTTGCGGGCGAGCGTTTGGAAGCAGGGAGAGGGAACGACCGGGCCTTTACGGGAACCCAGTGACCGTACGGGTTCCGGCCGGTCGCGCCGTCTGACCGGACGGTCACGGTCTTCTCCGGACTGCTCGAGGACCTGCCAGCCACCGATCTGGCCACCGAATTCTGAAGGAgaagggggagcgagaacacacTGCCGTCAAAACCCGCCATCGGCCAATCGCAAGACCGAGGagcaaaacacaatttaaaacatcatcagcatcaataaaaaaatcttgccAATCCATTTATATGAGTTTGATGCAATAAACAGGAAACTTACATCATCAGATGTGTACTATGGCTTTGCCAGTaatacaatgtttttaaatcGCCATGTAGGCTAAGACTTGTTTAACAAAATACGACTTAAAGTagtctttttgaaaaattcagTGAGATCGtattaaatatttcttttaaaaaagttaattaaattttaaaaagcatgtcaCTCACATTTATGCTGAAGGAGATTTTGTTCTTGGGGGACATTTTGGGGCAGGCGACCTCCTGCTCTGCATCAGCCTGCTCGTAATTctgcagagagaacagagacagagacggacacGGATTCAGaccgggacaggaagtgacctcacgCACGTTCACAAGGCTGCCTACCCACACTTTTAAAGGTGCATCAACCATGGCCATGTTGAGAGCAGGCTGCACCATAACATTAAacttctgtctgtttctgctgctCGTACATCTTAAAACTCGGTACTGGCTGATAAATTATGATTATAACGGATCAGAGAAGGCAAACACGCAGAGCTGTCAAGATGTCATACGGACttcacatttttcctttttgatcaTTTTCACCAGGTTATCTCACAAGCAAATACTTGCTGGCtctcacaaacatacattttctgcTTCATAACAAAGTAAGCtagctgaaatattttgttatgcaaaaaaaaaaaaaaaactggctttaTAAGGTAGTGTTTGTTCTTCTAGCTCTTCCATAAATGTGGAAACCTCAGCAACCGTCTCCCAACGGCCAATGGGAGCCTGATTCACAACACACCTGAGCAACATCCTCGCCGacacaaaaatgttcagagACCTACTGCATAACGCTCTGAATGGTAGaaccaaaacatgaaaaaataaaaatgataatctAATTTCATACAAACCAAAAGCAAAAAGGCACCTGGATAGAAGTCTGTCTGGACAGAAGGTTAAAGCCCTTTTTTCCAGACAAATTTACAGACTTATCTGAAGCGCACAGGAGCTGGGTTTCTTCATCGGGAATAGTCACTAAAACGCAGTCTGAACACAATTTCTTCAGCTTGCTGACGGAAAACTTCTGCTGAGGGACAACGCAgatgtgaaccccccccccccccccccgacccctacacacacacacacacacacacgtgtgaacacacacacacacactcatatgtacAGGTACAGCAACACTATGCATTACAGCTCAGTTCAGGTAATGATGGAAGCAAATGTGTTACCATGGGTGGAATTAGCTCAAGCCTTCTTTATCTTTAATTTGGCAGATTGACCAAGGGCACAAATGCAAGTGAACCTATAGGCAGATGAAGggtttctttttcttaaaatgaGTGTTAATGCGTCATTCGTGTGCCGTCGCTATGCAGTCACGATCAGACCAATCACTGCTCAGTAAACGCAACCCACAAACCCATGATGtcacgcacagccacacaggcTGCCACCTCATTCTCCCTGGACAGGCCTCATGAGGTGATGGCCACTGTCATGTGatctacagagacagagataaagAGGCAGAGGACATAACGCTAACGCTGCACACCTGGAGAAAGGGACTGGGGTTTAGAGAtacacaactttaaaaaataaataaataaataaataaataaataccgcAGATCTTTTGAGTACAGAGCATGCGACACACAGAGAAGAGGCAAGCCGTTTAGATAATACATTTCCATGTCTGTCACTGCTTCGCAGTAGAAGTACTATGgtttataaaaaatttttttttttttttttaaattgttttaatacaATAGAGAAATGAAATCACAAACCCTTGCAGGCATTACGTCCGTGACTGTGCACCTTGGGGGTGAGAGAGCAAACGTCTGAAATCAAACAGGTCTGGTGAATCGTCAGTTATGCACACCGTTTCAAACCCCACTCAGCCCGATGATGACCTCACTGAGCTTCCCTGACTGGTCAAACAGAATAGCCCTCTCAGCAACCTGGATAGATAAGTACCCTGTGCATGGGAAACAATGGCACTCAGCTTTGTTGGTTTATGCGACGGTTTTGTCAGTTTGTGCTAGTGGTTTTCGTGCTGAAACCTGGATGTCGTTACCTCTGTTCTTCGTCAAAAGATCCTGCGCACACTTTAGCAAGTTGCTAGTCTGGAAAAGAAAATCTGCTGAAATGTAAGTGTTATAGATCACTCTAGAAACTGCCAGCTGACACTGAATGTTCCCAGTGCCCTTTCTGAACAGACCTAGCCTAACTCAAGATCTCTgctttacagagatgctgatacGCTAGTGAACAGCTTGGACGTTTCTGTACTACAGACTGCTGGGTAGAGCAGTGCCAGAATTTAAGGCACTGAGCCGAATTTAACAGGGCACCGGAGCTGAGTGAGCGATTGAAGACAAATGTGTAGTTccagctccccctggtggccatTTAGAATATGACCGCCATGGGGTCTGTGTGTTCCCAGTGGCTGAACTGGCCCCTATGTTTACTTGAGATCCGTGCTGCAAACTCCCCTTCCCGGAGGGTCTCAGTGTCAGCAGATCTGCGGTTTCCTTTCAATTTGCAACCAATTCATTCCTCGTGAACTAGGTGCACAGAGGCTTTCGCCAATCAGCGACCCGACTCAAAGCAATTTAAACAGCGGAAGGCACCGGAAAACCAGCGGACACCACCacccctccaggaccggaaaAGCCCTGCTGTAAACGCCTCTCATCTCATCTCGCTCGTAAGCTCTACTTCCTGTTTACGGTAAGCCTCCGTCGGCTGGCGATACCCACCTCCCTCAGGCTGTTGAGGGCGGAGCCCCCCGGTCTCACCCGATCCCCGAGCGCGGGCTCCTCCTGGACCTCCAGCACCGCGTTGACGCTCGCCGGCAgagccacctcctccacccccaggGCCCTGGCTGCGTTTTCTCTGGCGATGAGGAGAAGCTGCCTCTTTTctgaaaggaggagggggggtgacaGCACACAAATTAAAATCTAATAAGGACTGCTTGCCTCTTTTGTATGCTTTACATGTCACACTTGCACCCATGCAGCCTCCATTTGGATACACTACAACTCTGGCAACCCACTTTCACAGCTTGAGCAGATGGAGAGCacctcaccagcagggggcgccaaaACTGCCAACAGAAACTATCCACTACTGTGGACCAGACTTGTGACCTCCCTTCCCACCCAAAGCTTTCCATCTGTGCTACATGGCCTGGCCatgtctgaaaataaatatgtcttcCAGGTCttgggtcaattccatttcaaaacaaactgCTAAATAACCATGATCGTTTGTTCCTAATAAAGTAATTTAACTTGTACTTATTCCCTGATCTGAGGGGGAAACTGAGACCACGCTCGCGGGCTCCGATGTTAAGTCTTACCTTGCAGACTCAGGCGGATGCTGGTCCTGTCTGGCGACCGGGATCTGGAGCGGCTGCGGGTTCGGGACCGCCTTTCGGGGGAGAAGGTCAGCCTGAACCTGCTCCTGCCCACGAACCCGTACACCCTGCGCCCTCCAgaccgggaccgggaccgggatCGAGACCGGGATCGGGGCGGGCTCCTGAGCCGGTGTCGCCGGACGGGCGAGTAGGAGGGGCTGTAGGAGCGCGAGCGGGCCCTGTAGCGGCGGGGTGGGGACCTGCGTCGCCCCCGGCAACAGCGGGAGCGGGCGGGGGCCCGGTGGCAGCGAGGGCGGGGCCTCGATCGCGACCGGGACCGGGAGCACGACcgggagctgctgctgctgcggtaGTACGACCTCCTGCGGTTCCTCCTccggtcgccatggcgaccAGAGCTGTAGCTGCTCCCGCTGCTGACGGAGTTTGAGCTGGAGCGGGAGCGGGAACGGGTCGTCGTGGAGACGGACCTGGAGCGGCAGTCTCGGTCCGAGGCAGAGGACCCGTCGCGCTCCTCCAGCAGCCATCCCCCCGCTCGCCGCAGCGGTGGGTTATGTGATCCAGTCCCCTCCCCCGCCTGACGCCTCTCAGCATCTGCGAATCACATGACCCGCAGCACTGATTGATCACGCATTCAGGACGTCAACAATCCACAAATCAAACTCCCTAACGATACAATGAATGAGGAGACAGAGTGCTTTGTTCCTTCACAACAGGAAATGGGCAGAATGGGTGaggaatgccccccccccccccccccccaattctccTCTGTAAACATTCAAACCTGTACATACAAGCACCAAGGGCAGCAATCACGAACGGTCAAACAGCCTATCAGTCCTTTACTCTGTATGCAAATGTAATCACCACTCGctgtgtgggtggaggggaaTTCTGGTGTCGACGTCTAATGTGAGAAGTGGCCAGGAGAATGTGCCATCTCAGGTAACTTTCGTTTCAACAGCTCTCTAAAAATACAgtcacttaaaataaaaaaaaacaaaaaaaaaccttgcatgAGTTCTGAATTCTGGGTAAAATACAAGTCCTTTGTCCCACAAAAAAAGGCAGCAGCGTTCCTATAAGACAACTCACCTGAATGACACAATTGACTATATTtctgcaacaaacaaaaaaatgaatagttaTTCTTACCTTTAATTTTTTCATCCATTATCTCATGGGGGAACGCGCCGGCGGTGTTCTCCGTAAATGGCGCGCCCTCCCTAGATAGAAAACAGACGAAAATTTAGCCGCTTACTCAACAGCCCTCTACATGTCACCCGAGGAACTACAGGCAGAAGATTCTGGATTTTTCCATACTGCAGCTACTTCTCTAAAGGTTAGCGCTAGCTAAACAGACTAGCTTCCAAACGttaacaacacaaaacacagcgcAGTTAGGTatttaaacaataataacaatggaattatatattatatcacGTACATAATAATACGACGTTTGCGGAATTTTACACGTTAGTTGAGTAAGCCTATGTCCTAATATTAAGATGCGTCCAATCTTGCGGTTTCCTTTTATAGCTAAACTTCCACGTTAACTTAACTTAACGTTATAACTAGCTAATATAGTCTAGCTATGATAAGCTATAACGCCATCTGAATATATGACCCTTTCGCTAGTTTTAACGCCATTAATAGAGAAGCTGGTATCGATACACAAGTAAAATAGATCTAACGTAAACTTAGCTAGCACCATTCAGACAATAACAAAATATGAATTAGACTAAAAGTTCGGCTTTACAGTTAGGTAGCCAGCCTAGTTAACTCGCTGATAATTTGTAAGCAAGCCACCCGTTAactcaataaaacaacaatttacCGTGCGTTGATGGGATCTGCCACCGAAgatattttctcagttttttggGTCAGCTCGAATTTTTCCTGAAAGGAGTTGCTTTTTACTGCCATTCGTACAATTCAGTCGTCAATAAGTTCAGCGAATACAGATTTAAAGGAATTATTTTGTACGTATGGCTAGCGACTTTCTTACAATTGATGCACAACGGTTTCGAAGGTTATGCAACTGCGAGATTTCCTAGAACAAATGGTCAGTGAATAGATAGAATGTGATGATATACACCAGATATACACGCATCACCACCAGGCTTCCCATTGGTTGTGCTCTCAGTGTTCAACCTATCACAGCGTTCCGAAAGGAATGGAAAATTCCAGatcttctgttcttctgttgTTCTTCTGGTTTCGGTTTAAATCAGAATGACAAGCAGTTTTTTGAGCCAGCAATGTTGGCTCAATCTGGtcgttattttaatttttttttgtttaccctAGTTATTACGGGCATGTACCCCGCACCTTCACAGCAACGAGTTATTCACCTTTGGGTATTATATACAGAAATGTGTAAATGAAACTACAATAACTCGCGCCCCTAGAGAGTAAAATTCTCACAAAAAAACGCCTGCATTCATCGCGAGAGCTGAGATTTGGCTTTTGCCCGTATTTCAAGTTCCTGGAACCACAGTACGTGTGTTGGTTATCTAAATCCTCCCTGTTTGTTTAGCTAAGTAGACAATTGCAAAGTGCAGATTCCGAGTTCAAACTTCTCTACAGTTTAGAGACACGGTGTTAATTTGACTTTGCGATGGAAATACTGGATATTGTTCCGTCTAGATTTGGCTATGTCATATTGACATATTTTTATAGCTGGATCATGTTGTCGTATCTAGCTATGAAGGTTGGTGGAGCGAGAAAGAAATACGACGTTAAGGTAAGTTAGGTTCACGTCAGGTTGTCGGTACATTAAGACTGGCCCTGGTACATTACATGTCACACTAGTAAATGAAATGAACGAAGGCGAGTTGCAAGGTCCAGTGTTATTATCGCTTGCTAATGTTAGAAAAACGCTAGTTCGGCCAACTGACTTATACTTAATTTGGCGCCATCGCAACCAGCGTTCGAGAAGGAGAGACGCTCACTCTTCAAACTGCCAAGATAAATTAGCGTCCTTCAATCAGTCAGATCGTTCCCTAGGTCAAAGTATTTGTGAGATCTGAAGCTAAAATAAATCTGCCATGTAAACTTGCTTAgctaattcaaattaaattcttTAAATCTTGTCTTGTGCAGTATCCGACGATGTACAGTGATAAGGAACAGGTTTTCAACTGCATCCAGAGAGCTCATCAAAACACCCTGGAAGTCTACCCGCAGTGGCTGGTGTTCCAGACTATCGCGGCCCTAGTCTACCCGGTGCGTATGTTTGTTGCATGCGCATTTGTGCCtatctgtgtgtgaaagtttGTGGCTCCACGTAATCGATTCCACTTTTCATGTATTTGACACACTGCCAGTGTATTAGCAGGCCACACAACTTTTCTAAAAATTCAACACGATTTTTGTTAAACTTGGTAATCCCACACAATAATGTATGCAGGTTTGTTAAAAATGGTTTGTCGAAATTGGTGTTAGCTCCTGCATAGATGAACTTGATCAAAAACTCAATTTTAGTGAAAAGAAGAACATTATTATAAAATTTAGTTATTCTATAGAGGGCCTTTCATTAGCACATTTCATATGGCgccagtgtagtataacgtTGAAGATATTCGAATATGATAACGTGCAAGGAACTGGTCTTGGAACCTAAATATCAAAGGTAGTACACACCCTTAAGCTAGGTTTTAGCTGCATGAATGGatgttatgtaaatatttgtgcaagtcgctctagTTAAGATCGTCTACTGAAttcatgtgatgtaatgtaatgaaactaTCATGATAGGATATTGGCTGGTAGTTTTCTCACCCTCTGTGTACCCTTCCATCCCTCTCTACttccctctcttcatctctctctctttccatccctCTGTGCCTCcatcttttcctctctctgtccatccctctctacctccttcTATTCCTCTGTCTTTCCATCCTTCTCTacctccctcttttcctctctctctctctgtttccatcCTGCTCTACCtccctcttttcccctctctctctcagactgcagctgcagtgttgGGGGCCATTTGGGTCACAAGCAGGTTCTCCTATGCCTGGGGATACTACACTGGTGGTAAGACCCTTCTCATTTCTACTGTTTGTTTCTCCACAAGTACAGCTGCATTTGTATCAACGGCACATAATAGCTTCTTTTGTTACCAGGATATTTggcctgaaaacattttttttcctgtgtaaatGACACGATAGCAATAATGGAGACTTTGCCCTGTGACTAACtagcacacacagccctgtgccATAAACCATACAGTGGTATACTTTATGCAACATAGTGCCAAAGAATTGCAAATTCACCATTGGGCCTTGCAGTTCCATTTCCTCttctgtgggttttcatttacAGTGTCAAATGTGTAAGAATTCTAGATGTACAGGATCTTCCCACGTGCAGGTCGTCTTTGCCCTTTGAGGTGTAAGGTCACAAatacgaacattctaatgctgatgtcacagtcactgttgGTAATTGAAAGCCTGGAGTTCTTGAACCTGATTTAgaattttagaattttgaagaagaaaaaaacattccaaaaaaatctacTGCTACAAGGGTTAAAGGGTCATTTTTCAATTACCTGTGGCCCAAATGTTGACACCCATTTTAAAGTTGTAGGAAGTCTGGTACATAGAATCCTTACCATTACAccataacaaaaatgaaactcGGAGGGAAGGAACAGGTGCATGTAACTTTTCAGcctgtaaaatattaacaaccaTATTGACTACCTTCGCAATAACTTTAATCAGGAACACCAATGATTCATCTTTGAGTTACAGTTTACACAAACTTGGTCTGTGACGCAcactttatttatgttttatcttGACTTGaatgtgtctttattttttagacCCAGCAAAGAGGATGCGTGGTGTCTATGGATACATTGGCTTATTTGGAGTCATCATTCTCTCAATTTCAGTCGCTTTGCAGTTGCTGGGGGTCATTTAAGCCCAGCTAAGACCACTGGCATTCCATGCTGCCACATTTTGCTTAAGTATATCCTGCTTTTTTATTGTCAGTGCcttcttaattaatttcatggtactctgtgcaatgacaataaaggaaTCTATTCTATTCTGTGCTGCATTGGTAAGCTGCATTGTAATCACATTCGCTACATTATATTACCCTGTGGAATAGTTTAGCATTGAcataaaactgcaataaaaacCTGCCTCTTGAATCAACGGAAAGTGTCcagtgttttttctgtttttgtagtgTTGGTTCCTTGCTACAGATGGGAAAGGGGTGGTGAAATGAAGAGTTTGTAGAAAATGAGGCAAGCGGTGTGAATCAATCATATGGGCGCTTATGTACTAACATCTGAGTAAATGTAGCATCTTTGGGTGAATGTATGTCCACATTTACAGGGAAAACATTCTGGGTGATTAGAATGGTCTCTAAAAATCTGATTCTAATTCAGATAATCTAATTATTGTTCCAGTTATACTTTAACTTTTTTATAATCAAGGTTTGCTCGTTGTCGGGAGTATTTGGGTTTATACAAATTAATGGCATGTTATTGTGGGGTTATAAAATGTCATCGTATGTTGcctgtgcacatttttttaaagaaggtgtattcatttttcttttcaatttctggTGTCTGCTTAATATGTCAGCTAGCTAGTTTGATGCCTATCTAATCAGTTTGATTACATTCTGCCAATCTGGTCCTGCAGATCATTGTCTAACTAAAGCATGAcactgttttgaaaaataaataaatgaacatgatttttaaaaaaaacaaataaacaaaaaacaaaaaaactcttaTATACACCGTCAAAAATGGTATGACCGCGGTCAGGGATGTGTTTTAAACCTTTGTCCAACAGAATTGTCCCACAATCCAAACTGGTGTAAGCGTATTAATAGCAAGCTTGTTAGCTTTAGTATTAGGCGTGGAGAAAGTACTGAGCACGCGCAAGAGGACAGTAGTCGGAAACGAACTGCCCTGTCGTCGTCAGCTCGGAAACCAGCTACACAAAGGAGGTAAGTGTTTACTTAAGTTACGAGtcaaataatgtaatgtcagtGAACAGAACTATAACAGACTGAAATGAAAAGTGCTTGTTTCAAAAGATGTCTTGTTAAAACTCTATACTTTAACGCAAAGAAGCGAAAAATGGCTTGTAAATGATTTCAGAGGGGGTTGGGTGCTTGTTTCCGTCAAAGTGCCAGGAAACTTGCGACTTATACTTATCTATCAGAACAGCAGATCGTTTCTTTGCCTTCCACTGGTTTATGGCTAACTAGCTGGATTTTTGTGGGCTTTATCGATATCACAGAAATATGCGTATTTGCATGAACGTTAACTTTACTGAcaattcacttttgtttttctacGCATCCTCCGTCGCGTTTTGGCAGTGGTATTCCTGAGCGCTGCGGAAGTGCTTTGTGGGGGTTGTAGTTTATTCTCAATAATATTACTTGTGTGTTCCTGGTGTGGATACTGCTGTCGGACATCATTCCCCAGAAAACCCTGTTGCTTTATCGCTGTTGTTAGAGTCGAACGGCCCCAGTGGTTAACAAAGCATCCTCTTTGTTGAACTGGATTCCTCTGAGCTAATCCTGTCCTGTGACATAGTCCCAGTCTCTTGTCAAGGAAGAATTTAGGCCTTCTAGTGTGGTAGGCTACAGGTTTGACAAATGGAACtaggtgtatatgtgtggttTCATCAGGGGATGTTTAGCAAGCGAAATAACGTTTGCAAATTATTGATTTTTGTAAACGATGCATGTCCGTGCTTCGCTGTCAGAGGTATAAGGTAGTCTACGAATCCACCAcatggttagctagctaatgttctTTAGTACTGTTACCGATACGTTTTATGTCAGTCACGCAAGGCGATATAATCGAAATATCGCTGTCGCGCCGCAAAAGCGGAGGTTTTACAGAACTGTTTTTCCTGGAGAGATAGCGTTAACGTAACATATTTAGCTAGTTGTGGAtttgttgtgctgtgttttattgGAGATGACACCCCTTCTTGTTAGTTGCGATAGAAGTTTTGTACTTTCACTCTGTAACGtttttctgaaattttaaattgttactttttttaagGAGCAGCTCGTAAACATGTCCGGGTTTCTGGATAGCATCAGATGTGGTGACTGCGAGTGTAATGTGGATTGGGCAGAGAAACGGAATACCATCGCGTCCGTAGCCGCTGGAGTACTGGTATGGTCCCCCGTCACAAACAAGGACAAACTCATAACCTTatctttatttcttcttctccttaCATTCTGCTGAGGATATGAACAATGCGTAGAATTAACTGAGTaaaagttaaacaaacaaaaaaatattttctgataaaGCAGAGAAACTGACAACGGCCCTCCAGACACATGGTTCACCGCCCCTTATTTGGAGATGATGCTCGGTTCTCATTGACCGTGCTTAGCCCTGTTCTGCCTGCATGAGTTTCCATAGTTACAAGCACCTGAATGGTTCCCAGCCACTGCACGGTAAGACGCTGATTGGCTTGTAGCGTAGTGGCTCATTATGAGTGTACGGCAGAGAGAAGCGTATGCCTCATTTGTAGCGCCATAGCACTGGTACCACAGGCGAAAGAAGAGGCCATTCTTTGCTTGATGTGTGTCATGGCTCATGTAAGACACTTCACAGGCTGTGTCGGTTACCCCTTCATTCttcattcttcatttttctttttcgtcTGTAGTTTTTCACTGGGTGGTGGATCATCATAGATGCCGCCATCATGTTCAAAGAACCGGATTCCTTCAACCACGCCTACCACGCGTGTGGAGTCATCGCAACGGTGGCCTTTCTCATGTAAGACCTGTAGACCCACTCTGACGCCCGCCTACACCATTCCTCAGACTGCACGTTATCGGTCTTTGATGTCAGGGCTGTCGagactgcagtcctggagggccacagtgacTGCCGGTTTCCAGTGTGTTTCAGCGCTTGTATAATTAATGCAAGTCCCCTGACTGGATGAAAGGTTTAAACACTTTGTTTTCCAAGACcaaaattggctgctgattgaaatgaaaacacttaaaaacccacagacacccatcccccccccttttacaCTGGCCTCCCTTGTGTAAGCCTTACCTACCCCATGTGACACCTTTACCGCCCCCGCACGATTGGAAGGAATGCACGTCATTTATACTCCGGCCTCCTTTGTGTAAGCTCCTCCCACCACATCAACACTTCCGCCTAGCAACACAATTGGACTGACTtcatgttgagtttttttttttttttttttataatggaaAGAGCAGGTGGCTGATTGGCTATATTGACATgtcatttgtgatgtcactgcattaAATTCATTTATGGCACACACTCTTATCCGGAGCTTGCAGTGTCAGAGAACATAAGTGCAGTCACTATAAGCGctagtatgttttttttcatttacatttttaaaaaaattgtgtattttataaaaGGTCTTGAAAGGGTTAGATGCATAGGATGtaacctccccctctctcgcttcctctccttctctcacccctctctccctctcgttttGGTTTCTCTCCTGCTCAGGATAAACGCGGTGTCTAACGGGCAGGTGAGGGGGGACAGCTACAGTGAAGGCTGCCTGGGGCAGACAGGTAAGCAAGGTTTCAgcccggagggggcggggctagtgCTAGTAAATAAAGTGCAGGGTTGATGGACAGGTGGTAGCTCTGGGAGAGCCAGTGTCTCACTGAAGGCGTTCAACAttcaaaacttcaaaaaatttCCTTagagaaatcatttttttgcaataaataatttagtttcAAGTGCTCCTGTTACTTGAAGAACGTACAGGAGCAGTGATTTCACACACTCTGTAAAATAAGGTTTGAGCAGCATAAATTCGACATGTAGATGGATtcttgaaatatgaaatgtctGTATAAAATAGATATTTCCCAGTATTGTCCCAGAGTATGTTGGGACTGTACCAGTGAAAGTCCTTGGCAAAGTCACAAATTTTGATGCatcagaattttaatattttattttttatc carries:
- the rsrp1 gene encoding arginine/serine-rich protein 1 isoform X1; protein product: MAVKSNSFQEKFELTQKTEKISSVADPINAREGAPFTENTAGAFPHEIMDEKIKDAERRQAGEGTGSHNPPLRRAGGWLLEERDGSSASDRDCRSRSVSTTTRSRSRSSSNSVSSGSSYSSGRHGDRRRNRRRSYYRSSSSSRSCSRSRSRSRPRPRCHRAPARSRCCRGRRRSPPRRYRARSRSYSPSYSPVRRHRLRSPPRSRSRSRSRSRSGGRRVYGFVGRSRFRLTFSPERRSRTRSRSRSRSPDRTSIRLSLQEKRQLLLIARENAARALGVEEVALPASVNAVLEVQEEPALGDRVRPGGSALNSLRENYEQADAEQEVACPKMSPKNKISFSINNSVARSVAGRSSSSPEKTVTVRSDGATGRNPYGHWVPVKARSFPLPASKRSPAKSR
- the rsrp1 gene encoding arginine/serine-rich protein 1 isoform X3, producing MAVKSNSFQEKFELTQKTEKISSVADPINAREGAPFTENTAGAFPHEIMDEKIKDAERRQAGEGTGSHNPPLRRAGGWLLEERDGSSASDRDCRSRSVSTTTRSRSRSSSNSVSSGSSYSSGRHGDRRRNRRRSYYRSSSSSRSCSRSRSRSRPRPRCHRAPARSRCCRGRRRSPPRRYRARSRSYSPSYSPVRRHRLRSPPRSRSRSRSRSRSGGRRVYGFVGRSRFRLTFSPERRSRTRSRSRSRSPDRTSIRLSLQEKRQLLLIARENAARALGVEEVALPASVNAVLEVQEEPALGDRVRPGGSALNSLRETFALSPPRCTVTDVMPARIT
- the rsrp1 gene encoding arginine/serine-rich protein 1 isoform X4, encoding MAVKSNSFQEKFELTQKTEKISSVADPINAREGAPFTENTAGAFPHEIMDEKIKDAERRQAGEGTGSHNPPLRRAGGWLLEERDGSSASDRDCRSRSVSTTTRSRSRSSSNSVSSGSSYSSGRHGDRRRNRRRSYYRSSSSSRSCSRSRSRSRPRPRCHRAPARSRCCRGRRRSPPRRYRARSRSYSPSYSPVRRHRLRSPPRSRSRSRSRSRSGGRRVYGFVGRSRFRLTFSPERRSRTRSRSRSRSPDRTSIRLSLQEKRQLLLIARENAARALGVEEVALPASVNAVLEVQEEPALGDRVRPGGSALNSLREIT
- the rsrp1 gene encoding arginine/serine-rich protein 1 isoform X2, with protein sequence MAVKSNSFQEKFELTQKTEKISSVADPINAREGAPFTENTAGAFPHEIMDEKIKDAERRQAGEGTGSHNPPLRRAGGWLLEERDGSSASDRDCRSRSVSTTTRSRSRSSSNSVSSGSSYSSGRHGDRRRNRRRSYYRSSSSSRSCSRSRSRSRPRPRCHRAPARSRCCRGRRRSPPRRYRARSRSYSPSYSPVRRHRLRSPPRSRSRSRSRSRSGGRRVYGFVGRSRFRLTFSPERRSRTRSRSRSRSPDRTSIRLSLQEKRQLLLIARENAARALGVEEVALPASVNAVLEVQEEPALGDRVRPGGSALNSLRETFALSPPRCTVTDVMPARVCDFISLLY
- the mgst3b gene encoding microsomal glutathione S-transferase 3b gives rise to the protein MEILDIVPSRFGYVILTYFYSWIMLSYLAMKVGGARKKYDVKYPTMYSDKEQVFNCIQRAHQNTLEVYPQWLVFQTIAALVYPTAAAVLGAIWVTSRFSYAWGYYTGDPAKRMRGVYGYIGLFGVIILSISVALQLLGVI
- the tmem50a gene encoding transmembrane protein 50A, whose product is MSGFLDSIRCGDCECNVDWAEKRNTIASVAAGVLFFTGWWIIIDAAIMFKEPDSFNHAYHACGVIATVAFLMINAVSNGQVRGDSYSEGCLGQTGARVWLFIGFMLAFGSLIASMWILFGGFVVNHKPSVYPGIAVFFQNAFIFFGGLVFKFGRTEDLWQ